One segment of Myotis daubentonii chromosome 11, mMyoDau2.1, whole genome shotgun sequence DNA contains the following:
- the LOC132212702 gene encoding large ribosomal subunit protein eL38-like, with product MSTALSSGKSDFPVPILQPCLPKTEEINDFLFTARRKDTKCVHMKKGRYLYTLVITDAGQAEKLKQSLPSGLAVKELK from the exons ATGTCAACAGCCCTATCATCTGGCAAGTCTGACTTTCCCGTACCCATTCTACAG CCATGCCTCCCCAAAACTGAGGAAATCAATGACTTCCTGTTCACAGCCAGGAGAAAGGACACTAAATGTGTCCACATGAAGAAAGGGAGATATCTTTATACCTTGGTCATCACAGACGCAGGGCAGGCAGAGAAACTGAagcagtccctgccctcaggttTGGCAGTGAAGGAACTGAAATGA